In a genomic window of Mercenaria mercenaria strain notata chromosome 19, MADL_Memer_1, whole genome shotgun sequence:
- the LOC123542669 gene encoding CUB and sushi domain-containing protein 3-like has product MLGIGLSDCVRECGLRPHCEALSYMGRMQMCDLFSTTDEGNLPNGECMYISGSYIKFEKTPCGICSYGQVCDMPSKQCKYKECISTRINNGTVLGNLNEVGSKIRYKCNHGYRDKNGIISAVCKEDGTWNVTANCTRDCGNPVSPANGTIVSNSGTMFLDTATVTCDDGYQSSVGVISCTASGQWDTVTCDRICKPFACITVLA; this is encoded by the exons ATGTTAGGAATCGGATTATCGGATTGTGTCAGAGAATGTGGTTTGCGACCACATTGTGAAGCCTTGAGCTACATGGGACGGATGCAAATGTGCGATTTGTTCTCTACGACAGACGAAGGCAACCTTCCCAACGGAGAATGCATGTACATCTCCGGTTCTTACATTAAGTTCGAAAAG ACACCTTGCGGGATATGTTCGTATGGACAGGTTTGTGATATGCCTTCAAAACAATGCAAATATAAAG AATGCATATCTACACGCATTAACAATGGCACAGTACTGGGAAACTTGAACGAAGTAGGCAGTAAGATTCGCTACAAATGTAACCATGGATATAGGGACAAGAACGGAATAATAAGTGCTGTGTGCAAAGAGGATGGTACATGGAATGTGACGGCCAACTGTACAAGAG acTGCGGAAATCCAGTTTCTCCAGCCAACGGGACCATCGTTTCTAATAGCGGTACAATGTTTCTAGATACAGCAACCGTTACTTGTGACGACGGGTACCAGAGCAGTGTTGGTGTTATCAGTTGTACAGCTTCTGGACAATGGGACACCGTTACTTGTGATCGAATATGTAAACCATTTGCTTGCATAACAGTTCttgcataa